Below is a genomic region from Prolixibacteraceae bacterium.
ACAAACAGGGGCATTTGCTTCTCGTGTTACATTTTCTTTTCTATCAACAACTTTCTCCTCCTTACACATTTTATATGTGCCGTAGTCAATGATATGGTAAAGAGCGAGATCTGCTTCATTAATCTTATAGGCATTAATGAGACTCTTCGCAGCTCGTTTTATCTTCAATGACGGATGATTTTGTAATTCACATAGAAGTGCATGATGTTTGGGCATATAAGACAAACATTTTAGTGCATATATGGTATTGTCAATATTACATTCTTTAATCCAATTGCTACAGTCATGTTTTTCAGCTAATGCTACTAGGCCTGGCCTATTCATGGAAAATACGTTAAACCTAAATTGCATCTTCGGATTCATATCATTCTCATACATGATAGATGAGATTTTCTTTCGTCCTTCTGTTTGATTACAACGGTATAACTCATCTACATCTTCCATGTGAAGTGTACAGATGATATTTAATATCTGTTCTTGAATTTTAGGACTAAGGTGAAGAAAAGTATTTGCTAAAGAGAATTCAGAGTAATTTGTAATACCACAGTATAAACCATTATTCCAAAAAGAAAAATCTAGTAGTTTTTCAATAAAAGAGAACGGTTTATTCTCGAAAAAATAAGCATCAATGAAGCTCATAATTGTATTATTAAAGTCTAATCCTTCGTATGCTGTTATTGCCTGTAGGTGTTGTTCATTACATGGGGCAACATATAGTACAGTAAGAGAACTAACCACAAAAGATTCTCCTCTTTTAACAGCTTCAGCAAGATAATTGAGTACATCAGCATTATAGAGTGATCTTCCTTTATTCTCTCTTAGTACAATTGCTGTTTGGACCCATCCTGATTTGTGTGTATAATACTGCCTCTTTAGGGATTCATATTGCTGATCTGTTAATTCAGAAGTTTGAATTTCATTAAGGCTTGATATAAAATTAGGATCTCCAGTATAATATTTTTGAATGCTATTCTCGATACCAAATTTATTTAAGTAGCTTTCGTAGTACTTTTCTGGGCCACAGATGGTATCGTAAAGATCTCTCTTTATTTTTTCTATTGCTAATGAGTCTAGTTTATTTTGATAAGGTGCTTTTATTCCAAATACCTCCATTGCACGAAATACAAACGATGAATGACTATTTCGTTCAATATATTTTCGGATACCATTGTTTAAATTAACCTTCAAATTGGTTAGGTGATTAGCTACTAAACCAATTGGATTGCTCGGTTCTGTGATGTCATCTAAGGAATCAATGTGTAGCCTGATCAATTGAATATATTGTTGTACATATTTGGGCTCTTTGTCTAATGATTTAATATCAAGATCCCTATCCACCAATTGTTTGTGTAAAGACTCTAATTGATATGCCCAATAAGCTTCATCTGTCAACCCCATTGTTTTCATGGAGTCCACTGCTTGAATATAGGATTCAAACTGCTCTGGTTTTTTTAATGAAGGGTTTAAGGTTTCAATAATACCTGCAGTTCGCAATGGGGCAATCTGAAAGGATAATTTCAACCAACGTTTCATAAATTCTTTATGAGGAGCACTCTTTATTTGTTGGGTCAGCCAAGCCGTGACAATCAAAGGTGCAACTTCTTCCTTAAAAGAGTATAGGTCGTAATTTCGTTGATCTTCAGCGATATCTATTCGATCATCATATTTTAGCTTTGTTTTTAAAATATATAGACAATGCTTGAAGTTTGCATCAGCGTCTAAGATATGTTCTGTATTCAAGAAGTTGAGTACCTTCTTCCACATCAAAATATCTTCTAGTATGACAGCTTGTCTCCCTTTTTTAAGTTGATCATCGAAAACCTTTTCAGCACTATACTGCTCAATCTCATAAGATGACGGGAATTGAGTTTCACTATATATCTCTTCTATGAGTATTCTTTTCAAATGCTCTTCAGTAAATTTATAGGATGCATTTGTAAGCTTGTCTTTCACTTTGCGTTCTTGATCAAAATACATTATTGCTAATGCAACTACCGTTAAGGCTATCTTTGATACATCTTTTTGACTTCTTCTACTAGATGCTCGGTCTCTTAGTTCGCTATCATTATAATAATCTAGAATAATGGTTGAAGCTTCTTCTCTATTCTCTTGAATGATAGAGTGAAGTCTATTAAGAACTTTTAAGTTGTTAGAGTTACTTCCATGTTTGCAATCAAGTGACCCAATTAGGTGAGGTAATTCATTGGTCCAATGTTGTGGGTAACGAATTATAATTTGATGACGATTCATTACCTTGATAGTACGAGAAAAGTAATATCTAAGATCATCGCTAACTATTGGGTAGCCTAAACTTCTATGAATTACATCATATATACGAGTGATTTCATTTAATAATTCTGTCTCAGTATGATCTCCTTCTTTTCTAGCTTTGTAATACTCCCTAAAAAAGCTGCTTAATTCGTCTTGTATAGGTGTTTTGTAGCTACAAGCTTCTTTAAATTCTTCATAATAAAGAGCCTTTGTCTCTTTTGCCTTTTTAACGATATCAATGGATTCTATTGTCTCAAGTATTTCTTTGTGTTGTCCTTCTTGTACGTAAGACCAAAGTCGTGCACCATTAGGATAAATCTTAAGAAATAGATCATGCCATTTTTTTACTCCTTCCTCTTCGGATTCTTCTTCTGTTGGGTTTACAGAGTCTAGCTCAACCTCTTTCTTTGTAGTGAAAAGGGTGGTGATCTTCTGCTTTAGTACTTTTTCTATATATAAGGTACTGTCTTCAATTTCTTTCTCTGCAGAGGAATCAATAAATGTTTGAATCAGCCACTGATCTAAATCAAAATCATCATCCCATACATCATAAGGAGAGGTTGGGTACATAATCTCAATAATGATCTGTTTTATTGGATTATAACGATTCTGATTTTCATCATCTATAAGAATAGCCATGTCCTTATATCTTGATATCAGTGTGTTTCTAAAGCTATAGAATGCACTATTATCTTTTCTGAAATGATTAATGAGATCAAAATTGGTCTCTCCAACATATTCCTCTCCACCCCCATCCCAGGTTGTAAACCCAAGCATCTCTTCTCTTGCTAGGTTGTTGTCACAATAACAAAATGCTTTAATTGTATCTTCTGTTATTCCAATTGGTTCACTCCACATGCGAAGATAACCAATAGGTTCATACATATGTTCTGTATCCCAATTAGATATCAAAAAGCTTGCTAGTAGGTATCCATATTCTGGGTATTTGGTTGCTGTAAGGTAAAGAGGTTCAATTCCAAAAGGCATTTCACATGTAAGCCACATTCGGGATGAATCATTCCTGTCTCTAGCATATTGAACCATTGCTCTACAGGACGAGATAATGGACTCTTTCAGTCCAGGGATCTCCACAGCAATTTGATAGAATTGATGCTCTCCAGTGTGACATTGTTTATTTTCAGTGAGTCCTTGGATAAAATCTTTGTGATAAATCTTAAGTTCATCTGATAGGAGATTAAGATCGAGCGTGAAATGCGCCACACAATAGTCATCTTCGAATGCTTCACCAGTAGCAATCAATCGTGTATACTTATCTAAGGCCTGTTTCATACTCTCAACATCCCATGGAGTATATTTTAGATCAAATTTAGTACTTGCTTCTTCGTATCTCATTGTTTAAGTCAATCAATAATATATGTTCCGAGTTAAATAATTACCTGTATGGAATACGGATAGACAATGACTAGTTTTGCTTTTTTTGGGACATTAAAGATATATTTCTTTTTCTTAAATAGAATGTATGAATAGCAATAAATTTTCTGTTGGTAATTATTTTATTGTGCAACTTTCAATCTGATATATTTACTTGTGAAATTGAATAATGAAACAGATGTTTAGTTCTTGATTGTAATGTTTAGGGTATTTCGTTCTACTTTAGTGGATTAAAAGGAGTGGTGAAACAACAAAGCACTCTTTCAAACATGGAAAGAGTGCTTTGTTGTTATATCTTATTGGAATTAATTCCAACATTGTGTTTCATTGTCAAGACCAACATCCTTAGCCTTAAATACAGGATTCTTGCCTTTTTTTCTCTGTTGAGTATAGTTTTTTAATACTCTAATTGCAATAGGTGCTAATTGGATTATCGCAAATAAGTTAAGAAGTGCCATAAATACCATAAATATATCGGCAAGATTCCAAACTAATGAAGAGCTTGCTAGTGCACCAAAAATAACCATCCCTAAAACTAGAACTCTATATAGTTGAAGGTATTTTTTCTTTTCGGTGATAAATTTGATATTTGACTCACCGTAGTAGTAATTACCAATAATAGAGCT
It encodes:
- a CDS encoding DUF3859 domain-containing protein — protein: MRYEEASTKFDLKYTPWDVESMKQALDKYTRLIATGEAFEDDYCVAHFTLDLNLLSDELKIYHKDFIQGLTENKQCHTGEHQFYQIAVEIPGLKESIISSCRAMVQYARDRNDSSRMWLTCEMPFGIEPLYLTATKYPEYGYLLASFLISNWDTEHMYEPIGYLRMWSEPIGITEDTIKAFCYCDNNLAREEMLGFTTWDGGGEEYVGETNFDLINHFRKDNSAFYSFRNTLISRYKDMAILIDDENQNRYNPIKQIIIEIMYPTSPYDVWDDDFDLDQWLIQTFIDSSAEKEIEDSTLYIEKVLKQKITTLFTTKKEVELDSVNPTEEESEEEGVKKWHDLFLKIYPNGARLWSYVQEGQHKEILETIESIDIVKKAKETKALYYEEFKEACSYKTPIQDELSSFFREYYKARKEGDHTETELLNEITRIYDVIHRSLGYPIVSDDLRYYFSRTIKVMNRHQIIIRYPQHWTNELPHLIGSLDCKHGSNSNNLKVLNRLHSIIQENREEASTIILDYYNDSELRDRASSRRSQKDVSKIALTVVALAIMYFDQERKVKDKLTNASYKFTEEHLKRILIEEIYSETQFPSSYEIEQYSAEKVFDDQLKKGRQAVILEDILMWKKVLNFLNTEHILDADANFKHCLYILKTKLKYDDRIDIAEDQRNYDLYSFKEEVAPLIVTAWLTQQIKSAPHKEFMKRWLKLSFQIAPLRTAGIIETLNPSLKKPEQFESYIQAVDSMKTMGLTDEAYWAYQLESLHKQLVDRDLDIKSLDKEPKYVQQYIQLIRLHIDSLDDITEPSNPIGLVANHLTNLKVNLNNGIRKYIERNSHSSFVFRAMEVFGIKAPYQNKLDSLAIEKIKRDLYDTICGPEKYYESYLNKFGIENSIQKYYTGDPNFISSLNEIQTSELTDQQYESLKRQYYTHKSGWVQTAIVLRENKGRSLYNADVLNYLAEAVKRGESFVVSSLTVLYVAPCNEQHLQAITAYEGLDFNNTIMSFIDAYFFENKPFSFIEKLLDFSFWNNGLYCGITNYSEFSLANTFLHLSPKIQEQILNIICTLHMEDVDELYRCNQTEGRKKISSIMYENDMNPKMQFRFNVFSMNRPGLVALAEKHDCSNWIKECNIDNTIYALKCLSYMPKHHALLCELQNHPSLKIKRAAKSLINAYKINEADLALYHIIDYGTYKMCKEEKVVDRKENVTREANAPVCIKQTTTIKATHNSYMGLRFTSLHPAKMGKVCEHRVTITHPARNKDGVVEMIQSGWNQNGYNDSAIFLGWFFDPSEEILEGTYHLAAFDLNGKLLVEKQIEVKK